The following nucleotide sequence is from Arenicella chitinivorans.
AGATTCCAGCATCACTGATTTCGTGCTCCACGATCTCAGCAATCACGGTGTGCTCGTCTTCAAATTCTTTGTCTGTCTCACGTGCCAAAATCAAGAACGCATCGATCAGCTCTTCCATGTCACGCGCTGCACCTTTGATACGCGTAACATACTTGCGCGAATAGTCGTCTAGATTTTGCTCTGCCAACATCATGTCGCTCGCCATTTTGATAACCGTTAATGGGGTACGAAACTCATGGCTTGCATCGCGCGTGAAAGCGCGCTCGCGCTCCACAAAGCGCCGAATCCGACGTGCGTACGACCCGAAGGATTTGACCAATTTTTCGACTTCCCAGTCCACATCGCCCGGGACGTCCGATAGGTCCTCCAAGCTGGCATTTGGGTGCGCCGGATCAAAACGGTCAAATCGATTCGCGAGCCAAACTATTGGGCTTAACAGGTGATTAGATTCCCGATAAACCCACCAAGCCGCCACATAAATCAGCACCAGCACAATGGTTAACGGAAAGATACCGAAATAGATCGCCAGTCGCAACACACTCTTGCCGTCGAACAAAAGGTGCAACCGTTTGCCGGGATGCGCGTCGGACTCACTGGCATACAGCAATGAGTGCGCGGTCTGCCCATGCATTTTGTGGAAGCCCAAACCATAGCCCTGCAGATCCTCTGGCATACCCAGCTCCGAGTCGCTACTGGTCAGATAACCTTTGAGGTTGTCGGTGTTTGGCGGTGGAAAATCCCGATTTTGAGAGTACGACTCCCAGAAATGTTTTGATTCGCCAATAAGCGCTTGCTTGACCAAAAACTGTTCGATAACCACGCTCGCAAAACCAATACCAAGCACCGCGACCAAGGCGATCAGACACGCCTGTAAGGTCATTTTTCGGCTAATCTTGGAACGAATGATCGACTGCCGCAGATCTGAATTTTTCATTATTTCAATTTCATCATCACACAGTGATCGAGTCGCCTCGAGGCAATCTTGGCGCTCCCTGAACTTCGGCTACCACAGCCCAAGATACATTATGGCGCGTCACCAATGCGATAGCCACGGGACTGAATTGTTTGCAGCAGCGGCTGATCAAATGGCTTGTCGATTTGTTTGCGCAGATTGTACATATGGCTGCGCAATGTATCGCTGTCGGGCAAAATATCGCCCCAGATCTCGTGTTCTAGTTGGTTGCGGCTGACGACTTTTGGCGATTCTTTCATCAAAATGGTTAAGATTTTCAAACCGATTGGCGATAAGTAAATTGGCTGACCGGAGCGCTGCACTTCGAGTGTGCCAGTATCCAGCTCTAAGTCCCCCACCGTCAACACTTCTTGCTGCGCGATCTGCCCTTTACGGCGCATTAGCGCTTTGATGCGCGCTTCGAGTTCGAGGATCTCAAATGGCTTAACTAAATAATCGTCTGCGCCAGTTTCGAGTCCTTTAACTTTATCCTCCAGCGTGTCACGTGCAGTCAGCATCAGAATCGGTGTATAGACTTTGGACTCTTCACGCAATTTTCGACACACATCCAACCCATCCATTTCCGGCAACATTAGGTCTAGCAAGATAATATCGTATTCGTTTTGACTCGCGAGATTGAAGCCCATTCGACCATCACTGGCGTAGTCCATCTCGTAATCGCGGCGCTCGAAATAATCGTAGAGCATCTCGGCGATGTCTTTATGATCTTCAATAATTAAAACGCGGGTATTTTGAGTCATAGTGTAAAATCAAGTTAGTATAATGTTATGAATATTAGGCAAGCAGCAGTGATTTCCGCGTGAATAATACACACCGGTTTACCGCCTCTAAACGCATCTACCAGACCCTGTTGGTCTGCGCTGTGCTGGGCAGCATGGCCGCGTGCGTAGCAAGCCGCTCTTGGCAGACCGACCACCGCGCTTTGATGTCAGACCTGGTATGCAAAGATGCACACCAGTACCGCGACCGCGTGGTTGGCGACGGACACTGTGTATCGCTCATTAAGCGATGCAGCGGCGCACCAGACACCGTCGACTGGCGACCAGGTGAAACGGTTCTCAATGCGGACTTAACTCCTGGCACCATTATCGCGACCTTCAAAGGCAATCGCTACCCTAGCCGACGAGGTTATCATGCCGCAATCTATATCGAGCAAGATGAGCGTGGCATCTGGGTTTGGGATCAATGGGTAGGCAAACCAGTCCATCGACGACTCATTCGAATCCGTGGCGATGATGCGCTGCCGAGCAACTCGGCGCAAGCTTATCGCGTGGTGAAACTGCGTTAATCCGCAGTATTTGAAGGTCACTGCTTACGTTCCGATAGTTACGCAGGCTGTGTGCCCGGCAAATAAACAGCTCGGCCTTGCGTGTCCCCATCAGACTCATGGATCAACGGTTTCGTCACCACGGCTGGATCCGCGATGATCTGCACCTTTAGTCCAGGCATATTGTCAGCAAACTGCAGCTCCAAACGATGCACTTTCAATACCGCAAACACCAGTGCCAGGCCCAAGCCACTGCCGGGCGTGGTGCGACTTTGGTCTAAGCGATAAAAACGTTGTACGACTTTTTCGTACTCTGATTCCGGTATTCCCGGACCATTATCGGCAATCTCAACCAACCATTGGCCTTCCGATTTTGCAGAGCGGATAGACACCTGACCTCGATCAGGCGTGTATTTGATCGCATTATCCAACAGGTTGGCTAATGCCTGAAATAACATATCGCGATCCGCGTAGATTTCCATAGGACCACCAATCTGTACTGACAGCGATTGCCCTTTCTCTTCTATCAAGGGCTCATAGAGCTCCTGCAAGTCTGACAAAATAGAATTGACATCAACCAAACTGAATCCTTTACGCTGCTCGCTGTACTCAATACGGGCAATTCGGAGCAAGGCATTAAACGTGGCAAGTAAGCCATCTGCCTCTTGAATGATCTGGTCTACCGCAGCTTCTTCCTCACTCCCAGGATCCACCCGTAAACGCAGCTCTTCGACCCGATTCTTTAGTCGTGCGAGAGGGGTTTTTAAGTCGTGTGCAATGTTATCAGACACGCGCCGCACGCCTTCCATACCATGTTCGATCTGGTCCAACATGCTATTGAGGTTGTTTGCCAGTTCATCAAACTCATCACCGGTACCACGGGTGGCAATGCGTTTACGTAAATCGCCCTGCATAATCTTACGGCTGGTCTGGTTTATGGCACCCAGTCGACTGCGGAGTGTCTGGCGCATCATAAAACCGCCAATGACACCCAACGCCAAGGTCAAGATCAAACCCCAAATCAGCGCTCTACCGACCAGTGCTTTCAGGGTCGTCAAATCCTTCATGCCCTGCCCGACCAACAAATTAAATCGGTTTTCCACCACGAACGTTTTAGCACGTGCGGTAAACTCACCATCCACACCTTGACGCTCGCCGTCTTCCAGCCGAAATTCAAGCCACCCTTCTTTAACGTCGCGCGCCACTTTTGGCCACGGATAAATGTTACCAACCAAGGGCTGGTATCGGTGATCGGTTAACAAATACAGGGTTGGGTCACCTGGCCGCAAGCGCTCAATGCGCTCCGACAACAGAATCACCAGGCCGGGATAACCTTTCTGCTCGTAGACTTCGGTCAGCTCTAGAATTTCGGCATTGATATCATCGTCGGTCTGCTGGGTCTTATATACGATCGTAGACCAGTATATAAAACCCAGAATAATGGATACCGAAATGCCAAACAGGACGACATAAACCAGCGTTATACGGAACGCTGAACTTTTAAAAGGACTAATCTGGTTCACTCAACATATAGCCGGCGCCACGCACCGTGTGTAACAACGACACATCAAACTCTTTGTCGATTTTACCGCGCAGACGGCTGATATGCACATCAATCACATTGGTTTGAGGGTCGAAATGGTAGTCCCAAACCTTTTCCAGCAACATCGTGCGAGTAACCACCTGACCGCTATGACGCATCAAGTATTCCAGTAAACGGAACTCGCGTGGCTGCAAATCAATTTTTTCATCCGCGCGTCGAACTTCTCGCTTGAGCAGATCCATCTCCAGATCAGCTACTTTCAGCACTGTATCCGGTGATTCTGGCTCAGCGCGGCGCACCAACGCTTCGATTCGAGCTTGCAACTCGGAAAACGCAAACGGCTTTACCAAGTAATCGTCGGCACCAGCCTTTAAACCAACCACTCGGTCATCGACGTCACCTAATGCACTTAACATAAGAATCGGTGTGCGATTCCCACTGCCACGCAAGGTACGAGTCATAGTCACGCCATCGACTTTCGGTAACATGCGATCAGCGACGATCACTTGATACTCGGTGGAGTCTGCCATCAGCAGCCCTTCCCGGCCATCCTGCGCGTGATCAGCGATGTGACCACATTCAGTCAACCCCTTAACGATATAGGCCGCCGTCTCTTTGTCGTCTTCCACGACGAGTACTCGGATCATATTTTTCTTAGTCATTTTATGTTTCCGTCTATTTTACGCTATTTGCCGAACAGCTCCCAGCAATACCAGCCGGGAGCCGCCAGCGATTGGAAATCAAGTGTGAGTATTGACTTGATCCGACTTATTTGAGTTTGAATGCCAGAAAACCAGCATTGCCACGTCGGTTTAGCAACACAGCGACCGAGGTGTCACCGGCTTTTGACGCAGCTTTGAGGGCACGCGTCACGTCGTCCGGTGTGGTTACCGACTGGTTGTCAAAACGAGTGATGACATCACCGACTTGTAAGCCGTTCTTGGCTGCCATACCACCGCGCTTTACCGCCGTGATCAACACACCCTGAGTCGTATCGGCAATGCGATAACGTCCGCGGAGCGCGTCATTGAGTTCACTCAACTCGGCACCCAACAATTCATCACTTTCTTGCTCTACGGGCTTCTCTTGTTGCGGTGCTGCTCCAGCCAGTGTGTCGTCTTCCGGAAAGACCTCGGTGGTAATCTTGAGTTTCTTAACTTTGCCATTGCGCCATACAGTCATGTCATATGTCTTGCCAACTGGTGACTGGGCCACGGTTCGCGGAAGGTTACGCATCTCTTTGATTTTCTTACCATCAAAAGACAGGACAATGTCACCAGCTACCAGACCAGCTTTGTCTGCTGGTGAGCCATCGGCCACCTGTGAAATCAATGCGCCTTCTTCGTTATCACGTCCAAACACCTCGGCCAGCTCTTCGGTGATTTCGCCGATTGTCACGCCGATCCAACCGCGTTGCACCTGCCCTGAGTCACGTAGTTGATCAATAACGCCTTTGGCCATGCTGGCTGGAATTGCGAACCCAATACCAACACTGCCACCGGAAGGTGAGTAAATCATCGAGTTGATCCCAATCACTTCGCCATTCATATTGAACAGTGGACCACCCGAATTGCCTCGGTTGATCGCAGCGTCAACCTGAATAAAATTATCATACGGTCCAGCGTGAATATCTCGGCCACGTGCCGAAATAATGCCAGTACTGGCTGAGCCACCCAGACCGAATGGGTTACCAATTGCCAACACCCAGTCACCGACACGCGATTTCTTGTCGTCGCCCCACACTAAATACGGCAAGCTCGACGCATCTTTAAGTTTCAGTAAGGCAAGATCGGTTTTCGGATCACTGCCCTGAATTTCAGCCTCGTACTCCGTGCCATCTGGCAAGGTAACCACGATCTCATCCGCACGATCAATCACATGATGATTAGTGACGACATAACCGTCAGCACTAACGATGAATCCCGAGCCGATACCCAGTGGCTGCGTTTGTTTCTCATCTTCATCATCGGATTCCAGCTCGTTTTCTTGCGGCATATCCGGAAACTGGTCTGGGAAAAATTCTCGAAAAAAATCTTCAAATCCACGCGGGCCACGGAATTGACGATATTCCGGGCTATTGCGTCCAAATCGGCGACGTTCGATAATCCCTGCGGTCGCCACGTGAACCACCGCTGGACTCACGTCTTCCACCAAATCCGCAAAGCCATCAGATGGGCTCCAAGAGCGTTTTCCCATGGCGTCTGAGCGTAATTGTGCCGCCGGCACAATATCCTCAGCCACAATCGGCGCATCGCTAGAATATAGAGCGGTAGTTGGTTTGTCGCCATCGGCATTGGCCTGGACTGAAATCACCACAGCAGCGGTGGCCACCACCACAGCGCCCCACTTCAAAATTGGAACGATTGAATTTGAAATTAGTTTGTTCATTAACATCTCCTAAATATAGAACCAACCCGATTGAACAATAGTCAGGGTATGCCAAATGTCGATTTGCACGCAAAACATGAGAACATTACTTTCTCAACAAGTGCAAAGTATCGCATTGACTCCCTAGATAGTAAGGGCGCATTTGTTACCCTCCAATGGCCAGTGGATTACTTTTTAGTAATAGCACATCAGATGCCAGTCAGGCGTCTATTTACTGGCACCGGAAATATGAATTCCGCACCTCATCTCCACTCAGAATAGCCGTTGCCTGCGCTGACGTACTGGTTGTATCTTAAAAGGCAAGGTGCACAACGCAGGTAAAGAAAAGCCCGAGTAGCACCAACATACTGGCTAGAAAAAATCCGAAACGTAATGCAATCACATTGTTCGTCACGTGGACCATGGCATGCACCCAACGCAAGCCCACGTACAACCAAGCCAGTGCCAAGCTCAATAGCGTGACACCGCCACTGTGCGCCAACATCAAACACAACACGTAGAACACCACCGGGAACTGAAATTGATTATCCAGTGCGTTTGAGGTTAACACCACTGGTAACGGCCAAGCCTTGTTGTCCACTGTACTTTCTGGTCGTTGTAAACCTGCCTTGCGGGCCGCCGCTTTGCGAACACCATTCAAACCAATCACCCATAATGGAATGCTAAGTTGAAGTAAAACTGGCCAATAGATTAACGTGGATTGCATGATTCTCTCCTAGTTCAGCGATTCTTGTGATGGGGCTTGATGCTCACCGCGACTGACTTAAATCCTGGGGTCTTGCTACGCGGATCACGGTCTCGCCCGACTAAAATGTTGGCTTCTGGGTAGTAGGCCATGACATCACCGGCTGGCAGGTCGAACAGGTGTACCGCCACTGCCTCCATGACCCCATTGTCAGACGCAATATCAGCACAGTCACCATGCGCTAGCCCCAATGTTGCAGCATCGTGCTCACTTATCATAACCACCCAACGTTGTTTGGTACCGCGATAGCTGTCGTGTTCTTCATAGATAATGGAATTAAACTGCCCTTCACTCCGAACAGACATCAAGGTGAATGGTCGAGATTGGGCCTCTCTGGCTGAACTCAACTTGACCGGACGAAACTGCGCGCGTTGATCGGAGGTCGAAAACGTCGGTGTATGGCGTAAACGACCCTCAACGTGAAACTCTCGTTTGTGTGTATCAATCTCAGCCAAAGCCTGCATTCCTGGCACGGATTCGGCAATTATCTCGCGCACGCTCGTATGGCTTCGCAGCGTCGAGAACCGCAGATCAGGCAACAATAGCTCTCCGATATCCGCTAACACAGACACTTCGGAGCGGGCATTCGCAATCCGCTGAATGCCACCGTCACTCATCCGCACGAAATTAAACATAGATTCCTGCGTGGTAGGCTCCGGCTCTTCATCCCGGGCGGCCACCGGCAACACCAGCAATTCACTGTCATCACACGCTTGCACATGACTTGCATTAAGTGTGGTTGTCATGCAAATACGAGTGCCGATTTTATTCATTGCACGGGTGACCCATTGGGTATCGGGTGAAGCTGAAAACAAGTTACCACCGAGCAATACTGCCGCGTCCATCTTGCCTTGATCCGCTGCCTCGAGGCAGGCCATTGTGTCTAGCCCAGTCTCACTCTGCCGGCTCGGTAAGCATATATTCAGTGCGGCTTCCACCCGGTCCAGTATTTGGTCATCCAGCGTTGGTTTGACACCAATAGTACCAACTCCCTGAACGTTGCTGTGTCCACGCAAGGGTAGCAACCCAGCGCCTTCGCGCGCGAGCATGCCGCGCAACAAGCAAAGATTTACAATCGCCTCGACATTTTCCACACCGTGCGCGTGATGCGTGATGCCCATACCCCAAGCGAATATGGTGTGTTTGGAGCGCGCATACACATCGGCGATTTTAACAATCTCCACTTTGGCTAGACCGGTCGCAGCTTCGATGTCAGGCCAAGCGAGCTCAGCTAGCTCAGCACGTAGACCGTGAAACCCGCTCGTATGGGTGGCAATAAACTCGGTATCAGTTCGGTCGCTGTCAAGGATCTGCTTTGCGATACCGGCCAACAAACTGGCATCGCTGCCAATCCGCGGTTGCACGTAATGACTCGCGATTTCATCACCGCCGCGCAACAATGATTTGGGACTCTTGGGTAACGCAAACTTAACCAGACCGCTCTCACGCGCAGGATTAATTACCACCACCTCGCCACCTCGATCACGACAGGCTTTGAGCTTGTGAATAAACCGCGGATGATTGGAAGCCGGGTTCGCGCCGATCACAAACACACAGTCTGCGCGATCAAGATCTGCCAGAGTGACCGTGGCCGTACCCGTGCCCAAAGCACCGGACAATCCCTCGCTGGTCGCCTGATGACAGTAGTACGAACAGTTGTTCACATTGTTAGTGCCATACGCCCGTGCCAGCAACTGAAACACAAAGCCGGCCTCGTTCGATGAGCGCCCTGAACTGTAAAAAAACGTGCGATTTGGCGTGGTGCGCTGCAGGCAGTTGACTGCCTTCTCAATCGCCCAAGACCAGGTTACCGGTGTAAAGCTTGTCGCATCGCGAGATTTGAAGATCGGCGTCCCAAGTCGCCCTAAATGTTCCAACTCATGCGCACTAAGAGCACGAAAGTCCGCAAGCGAGTATCGAAACAACGCATCAGGTATGGGAGGTTGGATATCGGTCGACTGCGCCTGAATACTTTTATTACACACCGCAGGGAACTCGCCCAGCTCATTCGTCATACCGCCGGCCTGACCCCCCATACCCAGCCCACAGGCCTTGCAGGCGTTGTTGGCACTTAAGGCCTTTCGCGAATCAAGTAAGCCTATGCGTTGAATGGTGCGCAGCGCATAGAGTATCTTTTTAACACCACCGCCAACCTGCGTATTTGGCGTCATGCTCACTGCTTAAGCTCTGGCCGACAAAGTCAATGCTTGGCTGAGAAGCTTGGCAGTCACGTCGACCACGGAAATAACATCTGAGTACGCCATACGTGTAGGACCAACCACACCCAGTGTACCTAAAACCTTGCCATCGACTTCATACGGGCTGGCAATCACGCTGCATTCGCCCAACGCTGAATAGCCTGACTCCTCACCGATAAACACGCTGACGCCCTCGGCTTTGAGGCTGCGATCCAATAGATCCAGCAAATCGCGTTTGGTTTTGAAAGCATCAAACAAACGCTGAAGCGTTTCGATCTGACAGAGATCTGGCACGTCAAGTAGTTTTTGCTCGCCACTCAATACTACATCCTTGTTCTTCTGACTCGCCTCTTCTTCTGAAATAACACGCGAGGCTGCCTGCATCGCAGTCCGGTTTAAACGATGCATCTGATCGTTGTCATGGTGCATGTCTTCAATTAACAGGCGTCGTACGGCGTCCAACGAATTGCCTTTATATCGACTATTAAAAAAGTTTGCGGCTTCAATCAACTCAGCTTCGGTAAACTTATCCGCCGTCGGCAATACTCGATTTTGGACGCGCCCGTCTTCGGTAACTAAGATTGCCAATACCCGCGTATCGCTCAGACGTAGAAACTCAATTTGATGAAACCGTGCAGTGGCATGATTCGGCAGCACCACAACCCCAGCAAAGCGACTGAGGTCAGACAATAAGTCCGAGGCATGCGCGATCAGAGTTTCAGGATCAGACTCATTATTAAAGCGCTCTCGGAGCTCCGTCACTGTCGCGTTGGTCATGGGTGACGCTTTGATCATACTGTCGACGAATAAGCGATAGCCTTGTGCGGTTGGAATACGACCTGCCGACGTATGCGGTGACTTAATAAGTCCAAGCTCTTCTAGGTCCGCCATCACGTTACGCACCGTCGCTGAACTCACGTCAAGTTGCGGCAGTTTCGACAGAGTACGCGAACCGACCGGTTGACCTTCTTGGATATAGGTCTCTACCAGATTTTTAAGTACGTTTTCAGCACGAGCATCTAAGGTCATGAGGGGTAAATATCCGATATTAATATAGCCAATAAAACCAGTCAGTTTGATCGCAGGCGTTTTAATTTAAACCTCTTACCGTTCTGCCCTCCGGTATGAAGGTGATGAGCTTGACTGGACAAGCTCAAGGGTAATTAGCGACAATGGAACGCTACCAATCATAATTCAAAACCTGCATGTTTAAAACTATCGGCGTATTCGGCAAATTTCAAGACGCCAGCGTAGAAGCTCCGGTGAAAGCCCTGGCGCAACACTTAGAACAAAAGGGTTTGCGCGTTAAGCTTGGTCACACTACGGCTGCTGAGATTACGCGTGAGCTGCCGCAAGAACTACTGCATGATGCCATGCACGTGGATATCGACCTGGCGATCGTGATTGGCGGCGATGGCACGATGCTGCACGTCGCACGTAAAATGGCCGATGTGCAGGTTCCCGTCGTCGGTGTAAACCGCGGTCGTTTAGGTTTTCTGACCGACATTCCACTCAACAACATGCTGAGTGAAATTGATCAAATTCTACGCGGAGAGTACAGTATCGAGCACCGCATGATGCTCGACGTGACGGTCCGGCGCGGTGACGAAGCGCTTTACCATCAATCAGCGTTGAATGACATCGTTATTGGGCGTCATGCGCTGGAAAAACTCATCAGCTGGCAAGTCGAAGTAGATCAACAGTTTGTGACCTCTGCGCGCTCGGATGGTGTCATTATTGCGACACCGACTGGCTCGACGGCGTATGCGCTGTCGGCGGGCGGCGCCATAATGCATCCTGGTACGGACGTCATCTCCATGGTCCCAGTTTCACCGCACACGTTGTCCAACCGTCCGATCACACTGCCTGCGTCGAGCGTACTGAGCTTCACGATTCATAACCGAACAGAGAATTGCGCCCATGTTTCATCCGACGGTTTAATCGGTTACAGCTTGGTCGGCGATGAAACGGTCGAGATCAAGCGTTCCAGTCACTCCGTTAAATTAGTCCACACCCGGAGCTACAACTATTTTGCCATGCTGCGTGCCAAACTCGGCTGGGGAAGTGAGCAAGAAACGCGCTAGCTTCTGCCGAGAAATTGGTATACTCGCGCTATGGCACTACGAGAACTACATATCCGCAACTTTGCGATCATCAAACAGCTCGAAATTGAGTTTGATGACGGCTTAACTGTGGTTACCGGTGAAACCGGCGCCGGCAAATCGATCTTACTCGATGCGCTGGATCTGTTGCTGGGCGCGCGCGCTGAACCGGACCTGGTGCGTCACGGCGAATCTCAGTGTGAGCTGACAGCGTGGTTTGATATTCGTGGTCTCCAGTCCGTGCAGAGTTGGTTGCAGAAGCATGATTTGGTCGGCGAAGAGGATCAATGTTTGATTC
It contains:
- a CDS encoding BPSL0067 family protein codes for the protein MNNTHRFTASKRIYQTLLVCAVLGSMAACVASRSWQTDHRALMSDLVCKDAHQYRDRVVGDGHCVSLIKRCSGAPDTVDWRPGETVLNADLTPGTIIATFKGNRYPSRRGYHAAIYIEQDERGIWVWDQWVGKPVHRRLIRIRGDDALPSNSAQAYRVVKLR
- a CDS encoding response regulator transcription factor; this encodes MTQNTRVLIIEDHKDIAEMLYDYFERRDYEMDYASDGRMGFNLASQNEYDIILLDLMLPEMDGLDVCRKLREESKVYTPILMLTARDTLEDKVKGLETGADDYLVKPFEILELEARIKALMRRKGQIAQQEVLTVGDLELDTGTLEVQRSGQPIYLSPIGLKILTILMKESPKVVSRNQLEHEIWGDILPDSDTLRSHMYNLRKQIDKPFDQPLLQTIQSRGYRIGDAP
- a CDS encoding DegQ family serine endoprotease, giving the protein MNKLISNSIVPILKWGAVVVATAAVVISVQANADGDKPTTALYSSDAPIVAEDIVPAAQLRSDAMGKRSWSPSDGFADLVEDVSPAVVHVATAGIIERRRFGRNSPEYRQFRGPRGFEDFFREFFPDQFPDMPQENELESDDEDEKQTQPLGIGSGFIVSADGYVVTNHHVIDRADEIVVTLPDGTEYEAEIQGSDPKTDLALLKLKDASSLPYLVWGDDKKSRVGDWVLAIGNPFGLGGSASTGIISARGRDIHAGPYDNFIQVDAAINRGNSGGPLFNMNGEVIGINSMIYSPSGGSVGIGFAIPASMAKGVIDQLRDSGQVQRGWIGVTIGEITEELAEVFGRDNEEGALISQVADGSPADKAGLVAGDIVLSFDGKKIKEMRNLPRTVAQSPVGKTYDMTVWRNGKVKKLKITTEVFPEDDTLAGAAPQQEKPVEQESDELLGAELSELNDALRGRYRIADTTQGVLITAVKRGGMAAKNGLQVGDVITRFDNQSVTTPDDVTRALKAASKAGDTSVAVLLNRRGNAGFLAFKLK
- a CDS encoding MAPEG family protein — translated: MQSTLIYWPVLLQLSIPLWVIGLNGVRKAAARKAGLQRPESTVDNKAWPLPVVLTSNALDNQFQFPVVFYVLCLMLAHSGGVTLLSLALAWLYVGLRWVHAMVHVTNNVIALRFGFFLASMLVLLGLFFTCVVHLAF
- a CDS encoding winged helix-turn-helix domain-containing protein, giving the protein MRVLVVEDDKETAAYIVKGLTECGHIADHAQDGREGLLMADSTEYQVIVADRMLPKVDGVTMTRTLRGSGNRTPILMLSALGDVDDRVVGLKAGADDYLVKPFAFSELQARIEALVRRAEPESPDTVLKVADLEMDLLKREVRRADEKIDLQPREFRLLEYLMRHSGQVVTRTMLLEKVWDYHFDPQTNVIDVHISRLRGKIDKEFDVSLLHTVRGAGYMLSEPD
- a CDS encoding sensor histidine kinase, translating into MKNSDLRQSIIRSKISRKMTLQACLIALVAVLGIGFASVVIEQFLVKQALIGESKHFWESYSQNRDFPPPNTDNLKGYLTSSDSELGMPEDLQGYGLGFHKMHGQTAHSLLYASESDAHPGKRLHLLFDGKSVLRLAIYFGIFPLTIVLVLIYVAAWWVYRESNHLLSPIVWLANRFDRFDPAHPNASLEDLSDVPGDVDWEVEKLVKSFGSYARRIRRFVERERAFTRDASHEFRTPLTVIKMASDMMLAEQNLDDYSRKYVTRIKGAARDMEELIDAFLILARETDKEFEDEHTVIAEIVEHEISDAGIYLDNKPVSIEVDEQYPLELDTARKVVSIVLGNLIRNAVLYTNEGTVSVIIKEHSVVIADTGIGMTKDQIKKIFQPYYRADQPGKTQRKGYGVGLTIVKRLSNRFNWTVEVESEVNVGTRIEVIFDESSRSSIVTSRWTKR
- a CDS encoding sensor histidine kinase, whose product is MNQISPFKSSAFRITLVYVVLFGISVSIILGFIYWSTIVYKTQQTDDDINAEILELTEVYEQKGYPGLVILLSERIERLRPGDPTLYLLTDHRYQPLVGNIYPWPKVARDVKEGWLEFRLEDGERQGVDGEFTARAKTFVVENRFNLLVGQGMKDLTTLKALVGRALIWGLILTLALGVIGGFMMRQTLRSRLGAINQTSRKIMQGDLRKRIATRGTGDEFDELANNLNSMLDQIEHGMEGVRRVSDNIAHDLKTPLARLKNRVEELRLRVDPGSEEEAAVDQIIQEADGLLATFNALLRIARIEYSEQRKGFSLVDVNSILSDLQELYEPLIEEKGQSLSVQIGGPMEIYADRDMLFQALANLLDNAIKYTPDRGQVSIRSAKSEGQWLVEIADNGPGIPESEYEKVVQRFYRLDQSRTTPGSGLGLALVFAVLKVHRLELQFADNMPGLKVQIIADPAVVTKPLIHESDGDTQGRAVYLPGTQPA
- the hrcA gene encoding heat-inducible transcriptional repressor HrcA; this encodes MTLDARAENVLKNLVETYIQEGQPVGSRTLSKLPQLDVSSATVRNVMADLEELGLIKSPHTSAGRIPTAQGYRLFVDSMIKASPMTNATVTELRERFNNESDPETLIAHASDLLSDLSRFAGVVVLPNHATARFHQIEFLRLSDTRVLAILVTEDGRVQNRVLPTADKFTEAELIEAANFFNSRYKGNSLDAVRRLLIEDMHHDNDQMHRLNRTAMQAASRVISEEEASQKNKDVVLSGEQKLLDVPDLCQIETLQRLFDAFKTKRDLLDLLDRSLKAEGVSVFIGEESGYSALGECSVIASPYEVDGKVLGTLGVVGPTRMAYSDVISVVDVTAKLLSQALTLSARA
- a CDS encoding NAD(+) kinase — its product is MFKTIGVFGKFQDASVEAPVKALAQHLEQKGLRVKLGHTTAAEITRELPQELLHDAMHVDIDLAIVIGGDGTMLHVARKMADVQVPVVGVNRGRLGFLTDIPLNNMLSEIDQILRGEYSIEHRMMLDVTVRRGDEALYHQSALNDIVIGRHALEKLISWQVEVDQQFVTSARSDGVIIATPTGSTAYALSAGGAIMHPGTDVISMVPVSPHTLSNRPITLPASSVLSFTIHNRTENCAHVSSDGLIGYSLVGDETVEIKRSSHSVKLVHTRSYNYFAMLRAKLGWGSEQETR
- a CDS encoding FdhF/YdeP family oxidoreductase; protein product: MTPNTQVGGGVKKILYALRTIQRIGLLDSRKALSANNACKACGLGMGGQAGGMTNELGEFPAVCNKSIQAQSTDIQPPIPDALFRYSLADFRALSAHELEHLGRLGTPIFKSRDATSFTPVTWSWAIEKAVNCLQRTTPNRTFFYSSGRSSNEAGFVFQLLARAYGTNNVNNCSYYCHQATSEGLSGALGTGTATVTLADLDRADCVFVIGANPASNHPRFIHKLKACRDRGGEVVVINPARESGLVKFALPKSPKSLLRGGDEIASHYVQPRIGSDASLLAGIAKQILDSDRTDTEFIATHTSGFHGLRAELAELAWPDIEAATGLAKVEIVKIADVYARSKHTIFAWGMGITHHAHGVENVEAIVNLCLLRGMLAREGAGLLPLRGHSNVQGVGTIGVKPTLDDQILDRVEAALNICLPSRQSETGLDTMACLEAADQGKMDAAVLLGGNLFSASPDTQWVTRAMNKIGTRICMTTTLNASHVQACDDSELLVLPVAARDEEPEPTTQESMFNFVRMSDGGIQRIANARSEVSVLADIGELLLPDLRFSTLRSHTSVREIIAESVPGMQALAEIDTHKREFHVEGRLRHTPTFSTSDQRAQFRPVKLSSAREAQSRPFTLMSVRSEGQFNSIIYEEHDSYRGTKQRWVVMISEHDAATLGLAHGDCADIASDNGVMEAVAVHLFDLPAGDVMAYYPEANILVGRDRDPRSKTPGFKSVAVSIKPHHKNR